In the genome of Candidatus Ornithobacterium hominis, the window AAATAGCAAATGCGGAGGATTTTATTTACATTGGAGGGAGTAACTTTATTGTCGGGGAATTTTTAGAAAACTACCCAAGAGATTAATCTTATTTTTTATTTCCTCAAAATATTTTTTATTTTAGGGTTTGATTTAAGCGTTTGCTTAAATTTTGTATTAAAAAAAAATTTTAGGTGGATTCTTTAATTTGGAAATTTATTGGAATAAATCATAAAACAAAAGTCAAAAAACACATCAGTCAGATTCCAAAATTAAAATAGACTCAAAGAATATTTATAATGATGCTAAGTAGCTTTTCTTTAAAAATCACTTTTATTTATTTTATATTCGGTTCAATTGTTTGGGCAGAAATTCCAGTTAAAAATTATTCTAAAAAAGCACTTGCTTATCATGACACGGTGCAAGGTGTTTATGCAAAATTGCGTCAAGAATTATCTGAAATAAACATCGGGGCACAGAAACCCTCTTTCAATGGATCTGTGCTGGTGGCACATAAAGGGAAATTAATTTTTGCTGATTCTTATGGAGTTTCCAACCGTAGTATTGGGCTGAAAAATACGCTTGACACCCCGACACAAATTGCTTCTATCACCAAGACTTTTACTGGGACTTCTATTCTTTGGCTTGCTGAGCGTGGTTTTCTAGATATTCAAGATCCTGTGCAGAAGTATTTATGGGAATTCCCGTATGCGAACATCACGATAGAAAATTTATTGTCGCATCGCTCTGGTTTACAAGATTATATAAAATATTCTTTTAGTTACTGGAATTCCAATGACCCGATGTATAATTCAGAACTTTTAAGTTTACTTTCTAAGAAAAAATTTCGTCTACTCTTTACCCCTGGAGCCAAGTTTGATTATTGTAATACCAATTATGCTGTCTTAGGTTTATTGATTGAGCGAATTTCTGGGACATCTTACAAGAATTTTCTAACGCGTTATATTTTCAATCCTATCGGGATGGAAAACTCTTTTGTATATGATCCTGCAGAAGAATTTCAGGGTTTATATGCGCGTAGTTACAAATCTAATTTTAGTGATTTCCCCAACACGCATCAAGACGGAGTTTATGCTGATAAAGGTATTTTCACTACAGTCAATGATTTATTCAAATGGGATCGTGCTTTGCATAATCATGAGTTTCTGAAAGAAGAAAGTTTAGAAGAAGCCTTCACCCCCCGCAGTAGTTGGTCTGTCAAGAAAAATTATGGTTTGGGTTGGCGTATTAAATGCTACCCCAATGGCGAAAAATATGTTTACCATACTGGCTGGTGGCATGGCTATCAGGGTATTTTTTCTAGATATATCAAAGATGATTTTACCATTATCATTTTATCCAACCGCTACATTAGTGGAATTTCTGACAATGCAGAAGAAATGTATAATCTAGCACAAAAACATCTAAATTTAACCCCTATGGGCTAATATTTTTTTTGAAATTAGAGGTTTTTTTATGTTTTTTTCCTAAATTTGACATTAATTATAGAATAGAGTAATGATAGTTTTTTCAAACTCAAATCGTAGCAATCTTAATTTTTCTTCTATTTAGAAGGGACAAGATTCTTTGCGTTTGAAGAACTTTTTTCACCTCTTGTCCATTTAAGGCAAGAGTTTTTTTAGCTTGTTTAATTTTAAAAATTATATATACTTATGTGTGGAATAGTTGCTGCTTTTGATTTGAAAAGTTCGAGCCAAAGTTTAAGAGAACAATTACTAGAAATGTCTAAATGTGTACGCCATCGGGGGCCGGACTGGAGTGGAATTTATAACGATGAGAATACCATTATTGCACACGAGCGCTTGGCTATTGTAGACCCAGCATCAGGCAAACAGCCTTTGGTTAGCCCAAATGGAAATTTGGTACTTGCAGTAAATGGGGAAATTTACAATCACAGAGCTTTGAGAAAACAATTTCCTGATTATTCTTTTAAAACAGAATCTGATTGTGAAGTAATTCTACCTCTTTATCAACAGAAGGGAGCTACATTTCTAGAAGAACTAAACGGAATTTTTGGTTTTGCGCTTTATGATAAAGAAAATAATTCATATCTCATTGCGAGAGATCATATGGGCATTATTCCGTTGTATATCGGCTGGGATAAGAAAGGCACTTTTTTTGTCGCTTCTGAACTGAAAGCGCTGGAGGGGTATTGTAATCACATTGAAGTTTTTCCTCCAGGGCATTATCTAGACAGTAGAGAGGGTGAAATCAAGCAATGGTATAAAAAAGCTTGGCGAGATTATGAGCACGTGAAAGATAACGAAACAGATATTGCTAAAATTAAAAAAGGCTTGGAAGATGCCGTGCATCGTCAGCTAATGTCTGATGTGCCCTATGGTGTCCTTCTATCAGGCGGGTTAGATTCTTCCATCATTTCTGCTATTGCCCAAAAATATGCGGGGAAAAGAATAGAAAGCGATGATGCTGAACAAGCTTGGTGGCCACGTTTACATTCATTTTCTATCGGGCTAAAGGGTTCTCCTGATTTAGCTGCTGCACAGAAGGTAGCTGACTACATTGGCACCGTACATCATTCGATAGAATTTACCATTCAAGAAGGTTTGGATGCAATACGAGATGTGATTTATTATTTAGAAACTTACGATATCACCACAGTCAGAGCCAGCACACCAATGTACCTGATGGCACGTGTCATCAAATCAATGGGAATTAAAATGGTGCTTTCTGGTGAAGGTTCAGATGAGATTTTTGGAGGCTATTTATACTTTCACAAAGCACCAAATGCCAAAGAATTTCATGAAGAAACCGTTCGGAAATTAGATAACCTCTACAAATACGATTGCCTACGTGCCAATAAATCATTAATGGCTTGGGGGATAGAGGGGAGAGTACCTTTCTTGGATAAAGAATTTATAGATATTGCTATGAATATCAACCCACAAGATAAGATGATAGACGGTGAACGTATGGAAAAATGGGTTTTAAGAAAAGCTTTTGAAGCGGATTTGCCCAAAGAAATTATTTGGCGACAAAAAGAACAATTCTCTGACGGTGTGGGCTATTCTTGGATTGATTCTTTGAAAGAAATGGTCAATGAGAAAGTGAGCGATACCGATTTGGCTCAAGCAAAACATCGTTTCCCCACGCAGACGCCAACCTCAAAAGAAGAATATTTCTACAGAAGTATTTTTGAAGAACACTTCCCATCAGAGAGCGCTGCGCTTACGGTTCCATCAGTTCCATCAGTGGCCTGCAGTACGCCGACAGCACTCAAATGGGATAAAGCTTTTGAAAATATGAATGACCCAAGTGGACGTGCCGTTTCTAAAGTTCATGCTGATGCCTATGAAAAGTAAATGATAAAACCCATTTAAATTTAAAAATAGTAAAAAAGCAATTCAAAATATATAATTTAAGGTTGATAATCAATAAGTTACAAAAATAAATCGCTTATTTGCAAAATTAAATAAAAGTAGAGTTAGAAAATTAAGAATGAATATTCAAAAAAAAAGTCGTTTCAAAATATTTTGAAACGACTTTTTAATTAATGATAATTAACCATTTGCCATAAACTATTCAAAAACAATATCAAACCCGTGATGTGTTATAAAACGAGATTGGTTTTTTTAGGTTATTAATTAGAACACGAATTTACCAAACTATTGAATTTTTTAAGGTTTATAAAATTTACTGTTTATTCATTCTTTTTTTGTCGTTGCTTCAAAACTTTAGAAACACTTTTTTTCATTTTCTCTTCGGAGCTCAGGTAGAATTTGGGTATATTTAGGTGATATTTCACAGAAAAGTGACGTGTAAAAAAGACCGTAGCCACTGTAAATATTTGTAAAAAAACGTTTTCTGTGCCCAAGATCGGGGATAACCCAGCAAAGAATGCTCCTCCAAGAATGCAGGCTGTGGCATAAATTTCTTCTCGTAGAACTAATGGGACTCGATTGACTAAAACATCTCGCATGATACCACCAAAGCAGCCCGTTATTGTGCCCAGAGTGACGCAAATGGCTGGGTGTAATCCTTCTGCAATGCCTTTCTCTACCCCGACGATGGTAAATAAGCCAAGCCCAAGTGAGTCGAATATAAAAAATGTTACCTTAAAATTATTTTCT includes:
- a CDS encoding trimeric intracellular cation channel family protein, with the translated sequence MELLLLQANIGKVPFSTIIEILGTISFAMSGSFAAMQNKLDPFGVLIIAFATAVGGGTIRDLLIDAPIFWIYDMRMFSVIVVSSILAMIFKSIENNFKVTFFIFDSLGLGLFTIVGVEKGIAEGLHPAICVTLGTITGCFGGIMRDVLVNRVPLVLREEIYATACILGGAFFAGLSPILGTENVFLQIFTVATVFFTRHFSVKYHLNIPKFYLSSEEKMKKSVSKVLKQRQKKNE
- a CDS encoding serine hydrolase domain-containing protein; translated protein: MMLSSFSLKITFIYFIFGSIVWAEIPVKNYSKKALAYHDTVQGVYAKLRQELSEINIGAQKPSFNGSVLVAHKGKLIFADSYGVSNRSIGLKNTLDTPTQIASITKTFTGTSILWLAERGFLDIQDPVQKYLWEFPYANITIENLLSHRSGLQDYIKYSFSYWNSNDPMYNSELLSLLSKKKFRLLFTPGAKFDYCNTNYAVLGLLIERISGTSYKNFLTRYIFNPIGMENSFVYDPAEEFQGLYARSYKSNFSDFPNTHQDGVYADKGIFTTVNDLFKWDRALHNHEFLKEESLEEAFTPRSSWSVKKNYGLGWRIKCYPNGEKYVYHTGWWHGYQGIFSRYIKDDFTIIILSNRYISGISDNAEEMYNLAQKHLNLTPMG
- the asnB gene encoding asparagine synthase B produces the protein MCGIVAAFDLKSSSQSLREQLLEMSKCVRHRGPDWSGIYNDENTIIAHERLAIVDPASGKQPLVSPNGNLVLAVNGEIYNHRALRKQFPDYSFKTESDCEVILPLYQQKGATFLEELNGIFGFALYDKENNSYLIARDHMGIIPLYIGWDKKGTFFVASELKALEGYCNHIEVFPPGHYLDSREGEIKQWYKKAWRDYEHVKDNETDIAKIKKGLEDAVHRQLMSDVPYGVLLSGGLDSSIISAIAQKYAGKRIESDDAEQAWWPRLHSFSIGLKGSPDLAAAQKVADYIGTVHHSIEFTIQEGLDAIRDVIYYLETYDITTVRASTPMYLMARVIKSMGIKMVLSGEGSDEIFGGYLYFHKAPNAKEFHEETVRKLDNLYKYDCLRANKSLMAWGIEGRVPFLDKEFIDIAMNINPQDKMIDGERMEKWVLRKAFEADLPKEIIWRQKEQFSDGVGYSWIDSLKEMVNEKVSDTDLAQAKHRFPTQTPTSKEEYFYRSIFEEHFPSESAALTVPSVPSVACSTPTALKWDKAFENMNDPSGRAVSKVHADAYEK